A single region of the Pseudomonadota bacterium genome encodes:
- a CDS encoding IS3 family transposase — protein MKLLEAGQKPATQIALELGIRRNQLHKWQAQLRFKGEAGAFRGPGAKPLVEYSEVERLRRELKRVSEERDILKKSRGVLREGTAVKYGFIRDHHQRFPVSGLCALLGVSKSGFHAWLNRPVCARIRADRQRLVEIRRVHVEHREAYGAVKTWRALNERGIACGKHRVARLRREGSIEAKRRQRQRLTVEHHKTAAPAPDLLVRYFNAPIPNRVWSGDMTFIRTREGWLHLAVLLDLFSRRVVGWAMDHRLGQALHVGALMMALQHHRPAPGLIHHTDRGPEYNSRPYREVMAAHRIVPSMNGRKAPQDNAVAESFFSNLKNELIHHCDFKTRDEARAAIFDYIELFYNRKRIHQSLGYRTPEQVERKWCGGA, from the coding sequence GTGAAGCTGCTGGAGGCGGGTCAGAAGCCGGCCACGCAGATTGCGTTGGAATTGGGCATTCGCCGCAATCAGCTGCACAAGTGGCAGGCGCAGCTCCGGTTCAAGGGAGAGGCTGGGGCGTTTCGAGGTCCTGGCGCCAAGCCGTTGGTTGAATATTCCGAAGTCGAGCGTCTTCGCCGCGAATTGAAGCGCGTCAGCGAGGAGCGCGACATTTTAAAAAAAAGCCGCGGCGTACTTCGCGAAGGAACTGCCGTGAAGTACGGCTTCATCCGTGACCATCATCAGCGGTTTCCGGTCTCAGGGCTGTGCGCGCTGCTGGGTGTATCGAAGAGCGGGTTCCACGCGTGGCTGAATCGACCGGTCTGTGCCCGCATCCGGGCAGATCGACAACGGCTGGTCGAGATTCGCCGAGTTCATGTCGAACACCGTGAAGCCTATGGCGCCGTGAAGACCTGGCGCGCGCTCAATGAGCGAGGCATCGCCTGCGGCAAGCATCGTGTCGCGCGGCTGCGGCGCGAAGGCAGTATCGAAGCCAAACGCCGGCAGCGCCAACGCCTCACCGTCGAGCATCACAAGACGGCAGCGCCAGCACCTGACTTGCTGGTGCGATACTTCAATGCCCCGATACCCAACCGCGTCTGGTCGGGTGATATGACGTTCATCCGCACCCGCGAAGGTTGGTTGCACCTGGCCGTCTTGCTGGACTTGTTCTCCCGCCGGGTCGTCGGCTGGGCGATGGATCACCGCCTCGGACAAGCCTTGCACGTGGGCGCGCTGATGATGGCCTTGCAACACCACCGCCCTGCGCCAGGTTTGATTCACCACACCGATCGCGGGCCGGAGTACAACAGCAGACCCTATCGCGAAGTCATGGCGGCACACCGTATCGTACCCAGCATGAACGGCAGGAAGGCGCCGCAGGACAATGCGGTGGCGGAGAGCTTCTTCTCGAACCTAAAGAATGAATTGATCCACCACTGCGACTTCAAGACACGGGATGAAGCGAGAGCGGCAATCTTCGATTACATCGAATTGTTCTACAACCGCAAACGCATTCACCAGTCGCTCGGCTATCGCACCCCCGAGCAAGTTGAGAGAAAATGGTGCGGAGGTGCTTAA